TAACTTTATCCTTTTCTACCACTGCTACTGCAAAACCGGCTCCATGCCAGTTCTTCAGCACTGTTTCTGCGAGGGTATCCAAACTTTTCAGGCGAGGGTCCTGCTGGGCTAATGTTACTTTACCAAGGGCCAGGGAGCAAAGGCACAGGAGTACTTTTTTCATGCCGTAAATATAAGCAATTAGCCTACTTTTGCCGGCTAACAATCAAATTTATAATGGCTACTACTAAAATCACTGTGAACAACAACGGCTCCCTGAAGGTTGAGGGAGATTTTGAGATTGTTGACAAAAACGGGAATGCGTACGACTTAGCAGGAAGGGATGTGGTGTCCATCTGCAGGTGCGGCCGCTCTCAAAACAAACCTTTCTGCGATGGTTCACACAAAGGTCATTTCGAACATGAAGCAATTGCCTTTGCTCTTCCACCGAAGAAAGTATAACAAAAAGGGCTGACCGTGATGGCCAGCCCTTTTTGTTTATAAGCAACTATCTCTTAGCATTTTCATATATACCCTGCCCTTTTCATGGGCAAATTTCACATTCCGTTCCGGAATACTTTGTGGCTCGGGAAAATTCAACAAAGCTGCTTCTATCTGCGCTTCCCTAAGGATATGCAGCATGGGGTAAACAGACCTGTTGGTATAATTAGCGGCATCCTCCGGCTCCGTGCCTGCGAACTGATATAAGGGATGAAAGCTGGCTACCTGGTAAACACCCTCGTACCCGTTTTGCTGTAGCGCTTTTTCCACGGCATCCACCAGGTTCAGGTAATCCAGGAAAACAGGGAATGCCTCCGGGAAAATAACCATGGTAGTGGCAATACTTTCATCATTATCCAGCCGTACACACTCTGCCAGGAAGGCCAGTCTTGCTGCCTTGATCCCCGTAGTTGTTACTACTTCATAATGAATGGTATCCTGCTTCAGTTCTTTTGCTGCAAATGGACAGAAATTACATCCTATCACTACTTTTTTAATCCAACACTTTGTCTGTGCAATTATTTCTACCATTTGATGTTTTGCGTTCAATAGAAGAACTGTTCTGCGATAATTTTACCATCCTTTACTGTGTATACGCACAGTTCATTCATTCTTGTACGGCCTTTTTCCTTCATGGTGAGGTCCATATCAAGTGTAAATGCAATTATATTCTCTGTGATCAGCGGTTCTGAAACAGCAATAGCATGTACTTCCTCCACCATTGAATTAAACAGTTCTGCTTTTGCAAAACATGCTTCCTTCCCTTTTGTTTCCTTCTCAAAACCGGGTGTGGGAAAGGGTTCAATACTCACGGTATCATCAGCATACAGTTCTTTCAATGCTGTTTCAAATTGCCCGTTACGGCAGTAGTTTGCGAGTTTTGCTGCTAATTCCTGGATAGTCATAATAGTAAGGTTTTATGTTCAACACAATTTAAAGAAACATCAGCAAGACGGCATTATTTATGTAAGAAATTAACAAATGCTTGTCTTATGAAAAACGCCGATTTTAAACAGTTCTTCAAGGACTATATCAAATGGGGTGATGAACATGATGCCCAAAAAGTAGCTGATGCTTATGCGGAACATTTCATCTTTGCAGACCCTAATGGTATTATGCCCATGGAGAACAACAACGAACTTGTTGCCAAATATGCGGACATAGAAGAACATTACAAAAAAGTGGGCCGTACTGCCACACATGTAATAGATGCGGATACCACCAAACTGGATGAACAATACTACCTCGTAAAAGTGAAATTCGGCATGACCTTTCAGAAGACCGGTGATGAGATGATCACTTTCGATATCACATACATCATGCGGGTAGTGGAAGGCACACCGAAGATTGTGCTGTACATATCACATGAGGATGAGATGAAGGTATTGAAGGAGAAAGGATTGCTTTCGTAATCCTGAGGAGGCAATTCTTTCTCAATTTTGGGGAGGCAATTTCTTCCCGCCTTTCCTATTTCCGCTTGGGTTTAGCTCCACGGGTTTTAGGCTTACCGTATTTCTTCATCATCTTTTCAGAATGGCGGACCTTTACATTCACCTTTTTGTTATGGGCTGCTTTCTCATGGAAGGCTGCACCCACATCTTCTTTTTTCCGTTGTTTTAAGACGATATTAGGCACAATGAAGCCCGGTTCCTCCTCCGGTGTCAGTTCAGTGGAGATCTCCAGGTTTTCGGGCAAAGGAACGATGGGGATCTGATAGTTCATCAGGGCTTCTATCTTATCCTGCACTTCCTTGTCTTTTTCCGTAATAAAGCTGATAGCGATCCCCTTCTTATCAAAACGCCCCGTTCTGCCGATGCGGTGAATATAACTTTCCGGCAACTCCGGCATATCGAAGTTGATCACATGTGTTACTTCTGAAATATCCAGCCCGCGGGCAATGATATCCGTGGCGATCAGCAAGCGGTAGTTGCCTGACTGGAATTGCTTAACAGTATTGAAACGATGGTTCTGCTCTTTATTGGAATGGATCACCCCTACTTTCTCCGGGAATTCCAGGGCCAGGGGTTCATACAGTTCATCCGCCAGCTTTTTGGTGGAGACAAAAACCAGCACCTTGGTCATTTCCTTTTCCTCGCTTAACAACAATCCCAACAGGTTCACTTTCGTGTAAAAGTTGGGGACCATATAAGCCTTCTGCGTAATATTCTCCAGCGGTGTTCCTACAGGAGCAGCTTCAATAGTAACGGGATTATTGAAGAAGGTTTCTATCAGTGACTCCACTTCCGGTGTGATGGTAGCGGAAAAAAGGAGGTTCTGGCGTTTGGCTGGCAGCAGGTCCAGGATATTTTTCAGCTGTGCCCGGAATCCCAGGTTCAGCATTTCATCCATTTCATCTATCACCAGTCTTTTGATAGCCTTAAGTTTCAGGGCGCCACTCATTACAATATCCACCAGCCTGCCGGGTGTGGCCACTACCACATCCAGTTTACCTTCTGCGATGGCCATCTGAGGGTTCATATTGGCGCCGCCATAGAAACCGGCCACTTCCACACTTTGATAAGTACTGAGCTTTTTAACGGATTCCACTACCTGTACAACCAGTTCTCTGGTAGGTACAACAATCAGGATCTGGGGGAACCTTTCTTTGGAGAAACTCCACATACGGAGGCAGGGCAACAGGTAGGCAAATGTTTTACCGGTACCGGTCTGGGCGATGCCACATACATCGCGGCCGCTCATGGTTACGGAAAAAACCCTGCTCTGAATGGTGGTAGGTGTCGTAAAATTAAGGTCCTTCAACGCCGCCAGTAAAGGCTTGTTAAGGTTCAGATCATCAAAAGTCATGCGGCAAAAGTAACGAATTTATAGGCAGGAGCGGTTTCCGGTTTTTTCAGAATAGCCGCTACTCTAATTCTTTCAGCCTGTCTGCTGCATAATCTGCACCTAGTTCTTTCGCTTTGGTCCAGTCTGCTCTGGCGCCTTCTTTATCTCCCAGATTAAGTTTCGTATTACCACGATTAAAATATACGGCTGCGTTATTGGCATCCAGTTCTATGGCTTTATTAAAATCGGCGATGGCCCCGGTATAGTCTTCTGTTTCACTTCTGTTAACAGCCCTGTTGATATAAGCTTCTTTGAAGGTGGGGGCCAGTTCTAATGCCTTATCATAATCCTCGCGGGCTTTGGCCGTCAGGAAAATGGCTTCTTTGGCAATGGCCCTGGAATACCAGGTATTGGCATTCTCCGGGAAGATCTTGATAGCCGAAGTGAAATTGATAATGGATGCGCCGTAATTGCGGTTGTTATAGGAACTGATGCCCAGGTCGAAATAATAGGCCAGCTGGCTTGGTTCCAGGTTGGGGAATTCTTTATTGTCAGCGCCGGCAAAGGTGCCGTAGCCATCCAGCCTGCAATCAAATTCAAAGCCTTTGAAGTACAGATCAATACCCCAGGCCAGCAGGTTATCCTGGTCTATGGGGAACAGTGGGGAGATGCCCGTAAAGCCCAGCAGGCCATCCTTCTCTCCTATCTCTCCTACTTTTGATCCATAAGTGGCGGTCAGGAAAGCGCTGAATTTCTCCAGTTTCTCCCTTTGATCAGATACGAAGAGGAAGTCAAATTCGCCCAAAGCATATTCCTGGAAGCCGCTTTTGATCAAACGGTCATATACTGCCGCTGCCCAAAGTACTTCTTCGTTGAATTGTTTGATGAATTGCTCCTGTGTAAAAAATCTTCCCTCCATATATTTTGAATTTGAGGTGCAAAATTACTAATTCCGATCCAATAGCTTCTTTAATAACAGTACTGCCTTTTCCATTTCCGGCAGTTCATAACCGGTAAATCCAAAAATGAAGCCATCTTTCTGAGTGAATTTTAAGGCGAATTCATTCACGGGAATAAGGATGATGCCTTCTGCCAAAGCTGCCGCCACCAGCCTTTTCACATTGCAGGGCCGCCTCATCCATGCTATAAAATGCATACCTGTTTCCGCAGGCGCTACCAGGAGGTATTTGCTGAGATGTTTTTCCAGCAGCACCACCAGCTCTTCCTGTTGTTTTTTGTACAGTGTACGCATCTTCCGCAGATGCCTTGCAAAATGCCCTTTCAGCATAAACTGGGTAACAATGGCCTGGTCTATTACAGGGCTTTGCCGGTCTATAGTGGATTTCACGATCTTGAACTGGTGTGCGATAGCGGCAGAAGGTAATACCATGTAACCCATTCTCAGCGCGGGAAAGAGCACTTTGCTGAAAGTACCGGTATAGATCACATTGCCGTGATCATCTAATCCTTTCAATGCAGGAACCGGACGTCCGTTATAGCGGAACTCGCTGTCATAATCATCTTCCACGATCCACATTTTATTTCGTGCTGCCCATTTCAGAAGTTTCAGGCGTTCGCTTAATGGCATGGTAGCCCCTAGAGGATATTGGTGAGAAGGCGTGAGATAAGCAAAACGCCCTTCCGGGTAGTGTTTCATGGCATATGCAATATCCAGTCCGTTTGCGGTAATGGGCACGGGGCATACTTTCCCACCCCATCTTGCCATAGCCGCCCTTGCTCCCATATATCCCGGATCTTCCATCCAGCACTGGTCTCCTTTCTTTATCAGGGCCTGTGCAGCCAGGTTCAGGGCCTGGCGGGAACCATTTACGATCAGGATCTGATCTGCTTCACAAATGATGGAACGGTGAATGCGCAGGTAATCCACCAACGCTTCCCGTAATGGTAAATGCCCCAGTGTTTCTCCATATCCCAGGTGCAGGGAATGCACATCACGATATGCTTCTGCGGCAAGGCCCGCCCATATTTTAAAAGGGAATTGCCGGATGGAGGGAACGGAATTCTGGAAAGGAATGACCGGTTCTACCGTACTGTCTTTTCGCAATACTTCATCGGGCAGTGCAGCATCCTGGTATTTCACCGGCATCGTTTTCCGTACGGAAGGTGTTATGGGGTTCAGTTTGGCGCATACATAAGTACCATCGCCTTTTTTTCCTGCCAGGTATCCTTCCAGGATCAGTTGTTCATAAGCCTGGAACACACTGTTGCGGGAGATATCCAGGTCAATGGCCAGGTGCCGGGTGGAGGGCATACGCTCTCCTTCTTTCAGACGGGCATTGAAAATGGCCTGTTTGATCTGTTCATACAGCTGAAGGTACATGGGTGCTGTATTTCCTTTCTCTATCTTGATAAAAGGCAGCGGTATCCTGGGAGTGGTCTTACTCATAATGGCACTATCAAAATTGTGTAAAATGGCTCTTTTTACAATGCCAATATACTGCTACTTTTGTTCACATGAAAATCGCATACGTTGTTTATACCACACAGGAAAAATATGTAACTCCGGGACTGGAGGATGAAGAAAGCGTGCTGCTCAACTTCCTCTTACAAAAAGGCATTAACCTGCATAAAGTGATCTGGAATGATCCTGCCGTGAACTGGCAGGAATACGACCGGGTATTATTAAAATCGCCCTGGGATTATCATGAGAACATTGGCGCGTTCTATACCTGGCTGGATAGTATTGAAGCAGCCGGCATTCCGCTGATCAACCCATACACCATCGTGAAATGGAATACGGATAAACATTACCTGCAGGATATCACTGCTGCCGGTTTACCAGTTATACCTTCCGCTATTATTAAAAAGGGAGCGCAGTTCAACCTGCGCTCCTGGTTTGAACACTTCTCCACTTCGCAACTGATCGTTAAACCCTGTATCAGTGCCGGTGCCAAAAATACTTTCACGATCCCTTTAGCTGAAGTGGATGATTATACAGCCCTCTTAACCCCTTTGGTGCAGGAAGAAGCCTTCCTGGTGCAACCTTACATTCCTGAGATTGCAACGGAAGGAGAATGGTCTTTTATTTTCCTGGATGGAAAGTTCAGTCATAGTGTAGTGAAGAAACCGAAGGCAGGTGATTTCAGGGTGCAGCAATATCATGGTGGCACCGTACATGTGGAAGAACCTGCTGCCAAACATATTGAAAGCGCTACGGCCTATGTGCAGCAGTTTGCGAAAGACTGTTTATATGCACGTGTGGATGGGGTGATCATCAAAGAAGAACTGAGCCTGATGGAACTGGAACTGATAGAACCGTTTCTTTTCCTGGGATCTCATCCCGAGGGATATGAGAATTACTACAAGGCATTAAAATCATATCAACATGATACCATTTGACCAACTATTGCTGTTCATACTGGCCGCCCTTGTGATGGTGATCACACCGGGACCTAATATGATCTACCTGATCTCGCGTTCTGCAACGCAGGGCAGGAAGGCCGGCCTGACCTCCCTGCTCGGCATTGCATGCGGATTATTGTCTCACATCTTATTGGTGTCTTTTGGACTCACAGCGGTGCTGATGACCATTCCTTATGCATACGCAGTACTCAAGACACTCGGTGTGCTCTATCTCTTGTACCTGGCATGGGAAGCCTGTAAGCCCGGAAGCAAGAGCGTTTTTGAAACACAGCATGAAATGAGGGCGGATAAGCCAGCGAAACTTTTTGCGATGGGCATCTTTACCAGTATGCTCAATCCTAAAGTAGCGGTATTTTACTTATCCCTCTTTCCTCAATTCATTCACCCTGCTAACGGCAATGTACTTTCACAAAGCCTGATCCTGGGTTTCACCCAGCTCAGCGTAAGCTTTACCGTTAACTTCATTATTGTGATGATATCGGCACAAGCTATGCAGTGGTTTGCATCCCATCCAAAATGGATCCGCGTACAGAAATGGTTTATGGCCAGTGTACTAGCGGGCCTGGCTGTAAGGATGGCTGTTGATAAAGGCAAGTAACGCTTCCCAGGAATAATAATGGAATACTTTACCATTGCTCATCGCTACAAACAACCCTTTTGGAAATTTATCTCCCAGCGGCACAGCAGTTATCTCAGAACCGTCACTTTCAATAGTGGATACCGGCACCTCGGATAACAGCTTGTGCTGATGGGGATTTCCAGCCTCTCCTTCTCTTCTGTACACCATAAAGGTGTTGTTCTGCTGATTGGACACCAGGATGTACCCGGTGCTATCTGATACGGGATAAATAGAAATACCTTCATGATCAGACACAAAACCCTCCGTACCAAAAAGTACCAGCTCCCCATCTGCCTTTGCATCCGGATCCGCTACATACTTCCTTACACCTACTGTTTCATCTGAATAGTAAATATAGCCCAGCTGATTATCCACCGCGATGGCCTCTATTTCTTTTTTACCACTGTACTTTCCGAACTTCCTTACCACAGCAGCCTGCACGGCTCCTTTACCATCATCACTGAGGCGGTATTGCCAGAGGTACTGGTCCACCGGACCGCTTTTGCGGCCTACAATAGCAAAGATGGCAGAGTCTTTCGGACGGGTATATAACGCAACACCCATAGGAGCCTGTTCTTTTTCCCCGGCAAATACAACGATGCCGCCATTATCGATGGGTGTTAATTCCGGCAGTTTGAAAATGCGGATGCTGTTAGTTTCTCTTTCAGTTAATACGGCGATATCTGTTGGCACGCCATTGATCTTAAGGCCATAGGCGATATCCACATTATTAGGGCGTTTAAGGCCTGTTACTTTATTTACGATCTTACCTTCCAGGTCAAAAGCATACAGACCGCCGTCTGTAGCTTTATCTGTGCCCAGGATCAGGCTTTTCAGTGTATCCTTATGATTGATCCAGATGGCAGGATCGTCTGTATCCGCCCCCACTTCCTGTGTGATCACTACTGGTTTGAGCGCGTTTTCTTTTACAGGCGCGTGCCGGCTTTTACATGCACAGAGTAATACTGCCGCTGCTATTATGATTCTTACCATTTACGAAAATTTACAGATCAAACTTAAAACCAAAGTTGTAACGCGGACGATAGTATTCCATTTGCATCGTCCTGTCAGATGCTCCCTGGTAATAACGCAGGGGCTGATTGGTCAGGTTGTTCGCTTCTGCAAATACGCGTAATTGTTTGGTTATTTTATAAGATGCATTGGCATCGAGGAAAAATTGTTTATCGTAGTATACATCATCAAATTCATTCCCACCCAGTTCATTCAGGTAAGCGGCTGCATAGTTGCCGGATAACCTGGCTGAGAAACGTTTGTTCTCATAAGAAAGGGAAGCATTGAACATATGAGGAGCAGTACCGGGTAAAGTTGCACCATCCCGTTTCTCACCATCTCCGTTATATACACCGTCTGCTTTTGATTTAGTGAAAGTATAGTTCAGATAGATGCCCAGGCCTTTGAACAATTGACGTTGCAGCGCTACTTCAAACCCATATACTTTTACGTTATCACCATTCCTTGCCTGTTTGTACGTCCAGCGTTCGCCGGTTGGTACAGGATTTTTTTCACCGGGGAAATCTGTGGCAAACTTCTCTGTTGAATATTGCTGATCGCTGTAGGTGTAAATGAAGTCGCTGATGTTTTTGTAGAACACACCGGCAGAAAGGATACCTACAGATTTGAAATAGTATTCGGACATAAAGTCGAAGTTCCAGGCATAGGCTGCTTTCAGGTTAGGATTACCGGCGCTCAATTCTTCATCTTCCACAATGCTGCTGATGTAAGGAGCGATATCGTAGTAATTGGGGCGGGCAATGGAAGTGGTAGCAGCTAAGCGCAGCACCAGTTCATTGGTTGCGTTGTATTTGAATGTAAGGCCCGGTAATACGTTCAGGTAACTGTTCTTTACACTACGCTGACCGGCGAGGTCTTCTTCTTCCTCTACAATATTTCCTTTATAATCAATGCTGGTATTTTCAAGACGTACACCGGCAATGAGGGAGAGTTTGGAAGTAAGGTCCTGGTCCCAGCGAACATAACCTGCTGTGATGGTTTCCTTAGCACTGAAATTCTCTGCGAGGTATTCTGAAGGATCTGCTTCCTTATCAAACAGCGTTGAATTGTTTAACTGCAGACCGCCCAGGTAAGTGTTCACTATAAAAGAACCTGGCACATACTTAGCGCCTGGCGCAAAACCTTTACCATCAAAGGAGATAGTGGGCATAGCAGAGAGATCACCAAAATCAGTGGCAGGTTCGTATTCGTAGAATACGTTATCACGTTTTTTGTCTTTCAGGCGCAATCTTGCTCCTATGCGCATGCGGCCTTTTTGTTGGGGCAGGATGCTTAACGGGAAACGGATGTTCAGTTTCAGGCCCAGTTCATTTTCACGGGTATAATCAGAGTTCTCTGTTACAGAATTAAACTCAAAATCTGAATTACCCACATTGCTGGTGGCCAGCGGGAATCGCATATCGGAAAGGTTGAGCGTTACAGGTACATCTTCTGCTTCATAAGAAATGTAACGTTCATTAGGTGTGTTCTCTACTGCGGAAGAATAGCTTGCCCCCCAGTCGAGGTCTACTTTACTGCCCAGCAAATGTTCTCCTCTCAATGAGTAGTTCTGTACTTTACGTTCTTCCAGCCTTCTGCTTTTGCCCTGGTTACTATTGATACCACCTTTTGTTTCGCGGGATAAAGAACCTAGATAACCGGTGAGCTGGTCGTTGGCGTCATATTCCGGTTCAATGTCCTCAATGCTCAGTGCGTAACGGTTCTCCCGGTCGTAATGCCAGTTGTACATAGCATTGGCATAGATCGTATTCCTGGCATTGAACTTATAATCCAGCGCAGCAGAGAGGCTTCTGCGAATGCGTTGTACATTGTACTGACGTAACTGGATCTCTTCTGTGTATATTTTATCCATGTCGTCTTTCGCCCATACTGCTTCCACGTTATCAGAACCGTAATCGTTGTTATTGTAGGATGCACTCAGTACGGCACCCAGTTTATTCCGGAAGAAACGGTTACCCAATACCAGCGAACCTGTGTACAATGGTTTATCGCGGATAGGATTCAAACCACCGGACAATGTAGCTGAAATACGCGGGCCGTTTGGTGCGGCACGGGTCACCAGGTTTACGGAACCGCCAATAGCGTCTGCATCCATATCAGGGGTGAGGGTTTTATTCACTTCAATGGTCTGCACCATATCGGAAGGGATCAGGTCCAATTGTACCCGGCGGTTATCTCCTTCCGCAGAAGGGATACGGTCTCCGTTAAGGGTTACAGAGTTCAGTTCAGGAGCCAATCCGCGGATGATGATATCGCGGGCCTCTCCCTGGTCGTTCTGCATGGTAACGCCGGGAATACGTTTGATGGCATCTCCCACATTCGCATCCGGGAAACGGCCGATCTGATCTGCAGATACAATGTTGGTAACATTGGGATTGTTCTTTTGCTGGTTCAGGGCTTTAGCCTGACCTCTTAAACGATCTCCCACGATGATCACTTCTTTTCCTTCAACACCTCCTGCATCCAGCTTAAAGTTCACCTCCGCATTCTTACCTGCGGCCACTGTTACTTCCTGCGAAGCTTTTTCGTAACCGATATAAGTGATCTCCAGGGTGTAAGTACCGGCAGGCACACTCAGGAATTCAAACCGGCCCTGCTGATTGGACACGGTGTAGTGATTACCGGGTTTCAGTTTCAAGGTAGCCCCGGGCAGGTTTAGATGCTGGTTCTTATCTATTACATGCCCGGTAACAAGACCGGTACCCTGTGCATAGGATGCTATGCTCAAACAGGAAAAGATAATTGCGGATAAAAGTTTTTTCATTCGGTAAGTCTTTTTTCGACTCCGCAAATATGCCCTCCGGCACAGGCTAATTCAAATTCTCACCGTGAACAAAAAGGAAACAGGCATTTCAGGAGCGTGAACAAAGCGGTAACAGCATAGCATTAAATCATTGATATTCAATAGCAACAGGCGTTACAAAATGCCTGTTAAGTTAACGTTACCACTATAGCGACTGTATAAAAACCGACAGGCTTTCCCCTTGCGGCAGGTTCAGTTTTTTACGGAGGCGGTAGCGCACTACCCTTAAACTATCCATAGAGATCCCCAGCAGGGTGGCAATGTCTCCGGAAGCCAGGTTCATTTTTAATAATGCCACGAGGCGGAGATCGTTGGCGGTGAGATTTTCGCAGTATTCCCGGAGTTTGTCGAAGAAAGATTGGTGCACTTGTTCAAAAATCCCCCTGAATTCATCCCAATGCTGATCATGATTAAAGTTCTGGTTGATCTGTGATTGTAATTGTTTTAATTGTTTCTTCTGATCACGGCGGTCTTCTTTCACCATATCATCCAGCTTCTGATGGAGTTCTTCCAGCAGCTGGTTCTTCTGTATAATATGGAGGGTATGGGTACTGAGTTCTTTTGAGCGGAGTTCCAGTTCCTGCTTGAGGTTAAATTCCGCCAGGGCGGCATTATGAATCTTAAGCCGCTGGCGGCTGATGATGAGCATGGCCATGATCACCAGCAGAATCCCTACAATTACAATAGCCCCGATAATGTTACGGGTATTGCGGAGGCCGGCTATTTCGTTATTCTTCTTTTCTATATCGTACATGGTTTGCAGCAGAGCCACCTGGCGGCCGTTTTCCTGGGAATAGATCTGCAGGAGGTGATAGCGGCTGAGTTCCAGGTAATAATAGGCACTGTCGTTATTGCCCATCAGATTATAAGATTTAGCGATATCGCGGTAGGCGCTGCAGATCTGGTATTGTTCATTTGCACGCAGGGCCAGTGCCAGGGCATTCCGGGTTTGGTCCAAACCTTCCAGGTAGTGGCCGGTTTTGCGGAACACATCTCCCAGGTTGTTATAGATCTCCAGGCAGGCAATGGAATCTCCGTTCTGCTGGTTGAGGGCAAGGGCCTGACGAAAATACCGAGTGGCGGAATCGTATCGCTCCTGGTCCTCATGAATGCTTCCCAGATTCTCATAGATCTTGGCCATACCGGTGTGGTTATCAATCTGGTGATATTGATCCAGGGCCAGCCGCTGGTAGTAGAAAGCACTGTCGTACAGCTGCTGTTTTTCATACAGGTGGCCGATCTTGCCATAGGTAAAAGCAATCCCGTTCTTCTGCTGCGCTTTATTATAGATATTAAATGCCTCGTTGTACTGTTCCCGGGCCAGGGAGGGTTGGCGGTTGTAATAATATAAGGTACCGATATCATTGAGGTTTTCTGCGAGTTGCATTTCCTTACCCTGCTGCTTGAAAAGTTTACCGGCCTGTAAATGATAATCCAGGGCCTGGGGATAATGGCCGAGGTGATAACAGAATTGTCCCATTTGGCGGAGGTGCAGGGCTGCGGCCGTCATGTCCCCTTTTTCCACTGCCTTGCCATATGCATCTTTCAGTGCCAGGAAGGAAGAGTCGGCAGATGGCCTGGCCTGTCCGGACTGGTGGATGATGAAAGTCTTCTCTTCCTGTGCCAGCAAGCGGAGCGTAACCGGGAACAGCAACAGACCCGTTAAAACAATTCGTAATAAGAACATATTCAAACAATAAAGAAGCAAAGAAAAGGTTCTAATGTTATGTTATTATTAAGGAGGGCGTTGGGAAATCATTTATTTTGATCATTATCTTTGCTGCCTATGTCTGAACATCCCTTTAACCGTGTCCAGAAGACTATAACCAACAATTTTTCACGAATCCTAAACATCGGTATACATCCCGGCATGCCGTTTATTGAGGCAAGACGGACCAGGTTGCTCAATCTCCTGGCTGTACCCTGGATACCCATGATGCTTATATTTGCTCTGGTGAATATGCTCCAGGGCAGGTATCCTCTCAGCGTCATCAATGTGCTGAATGCAGCAGGCAGCCTCGCTGTGCTCTTTCTTCACAAGCGGCAATTGTATTTAAG
This DNA window, taken from Chitinophaga niabensis, encodes the following:
- a CDS encoding TonB-dependent receptor; translation: MKKLLSAIIFSCLSIASYAQGTGLVTGHVIDKNQHLNLPGATLKLKPGNHYTVSNQQGRFEFLSVPAGTYTLEITYIGYEKASQEVTVAAGKNAEVNFKLDAGGVEGKEVIIVGDRLRGQAKALNQQKNNPNVTNIVSADQIGRFPDANVGDAIKRIPGVTMQNDQGEARDIIIRGLAPELNSVTLNGDRIPSAEGDNRRVQLDLIPSDMVQTIEVNKTLTPDMDADAIGGSVNLVTRAAPNGPRISATLSGGLNPIRDKPLYTGSLVLGNRFFRNKLGAVLSASYNNNDYGSDNVEAVWAKDDMDKIYTEEIQLRQYNVQRIRRSLSAALDYKFNARNTIYANAMYNWHYDRENRYALSIEDIEPEYDANDQLTGYLGSLSRETKGGINSNQGKSRRLEERKVQNYSLRGEHLLGSKVDLDWGASYSSAVENTPNERYISYEAEDVPVTLNLSDMRFPLATSNVGNSDFEFNSVTENSDYTRENELGLKLNIRFPLSILPQQKGRMRIGARLRLKDKKRDNVFYEYEPATDFGDLSAMPTISFDGKGFAPGAKYVPGSFIVNTYLGGLQLNNSTLFDKEADPSEYLAENFSAKETITAGYVRWDQDLTSKLSLIAGVRLENTSIDYKGNIVEEEEDLAGQRSVKNSYLNVLPGLTFKYNATNELVLRLAATTSIARPNYYDIAPYISSIVEDEELSAGNPNLKAAYAWNFDFMSEYYFKSVGILSAGVFYKNISDFIYTYSDQQYSTEKFATDFPGEKNPVPTGERWTYKQARNGDNVKVYGFEVALQRQLFKGLGIYLNYTFTKSKADGVYNGDGEKRDGATLPGTAPHMFNASLSYENKRFSARLSGNYAAAYLNELGGNEFDDVYYDKQFFLDANASYKITKQLRVFAEANNLTNQPLRYYQGASDRTMQMEYYRPRYNFGFKFDL
- a CDS encoding tetratricopeptide repeat protein, whose protein sequence is MFLLRIVLTGLLLFPVTLRLLAQEEKTFIIHQSGQARPSADSSFLALKDAYGKAVEKGDMTAAALHLRQMGQFCYHLGHYPQALDYHLQAGKLFKQQGKEMQLAENLNDIGTLYYYNRQPSLAREQYNEAFNIYNKAQQKNGIAFTYGKIGHLYEKQQLYDSAFYYQRLALDQYHQIDNHTGMAKIYENLGSIHEDQERYDSATRYFRQALALNQQNGDSIACLEIYNNLGDVFRKTGHYLEGLDQTRNALALALRANEQYQICSAYRDIAKSYNLMGNNDSAYYYLELSRYHLLQIYSQENGRQVALLQTMYDIEKKNNEIAGLRNTRNIIGAIVIVGILLVIMAMLIISRQRLKIHNAALAEFNLKQELELRSKELSTHTLHIIQKNQLLEELHQKLDDMVKEDRRDQKKQLKQLQSQINQNFNHDQHWDEFRGIFEQVHQSFFDKLREYCENLTANDLRLVALLKMNLASGDIATLLGISMDSLRVVRYRLRKKLNLPQGESLSVFIQSL